The following coding sequences lie in one Arachis hypogaea cultivar Tifrunner chromosome 4, arahy.Tifrunner.gnm2.J5K5, whole genome shotgun sequence genomic window:
- the LOC112795693 gene encoding uncharacterized protein isoform X2 has translation MATASHAQAVKSLNKSPGRRRFVFKSFSERVDEIDINVYRSLEKVKAEPSEGSSFFRDCLIEWRELNTAEDFITLYEEILPCTQSLALVLLHKESLISKLLSRLHLKARLSVEPILRLIAALSRDILEEFVPMLPRIVDSLVSLLKSGGDREPDLIEQIFTSWSYIMMYLQKYLIHNTTEVLKVTKDLRCYPKEYVQQFMAEAMSFVLRNAPEEQLKRGIGRIIAEAVKDPSACSESAVGELLYNIMKGYSSRFHSKAERVIQLLTSKAIFSIGDKAIRKRANFVTDDKANQESRCTVLEIVKSAFNKLCDRMEAKELSLVWDFLYKEISECVSSGDVKHLRRILSVLVSAVKMQNGQKVSDYKPMLELVRLLVRTFIAPDGFVESQEDLHLVVNEILELMLVILSGLCSYNPSMISECALQWDPIFKSRSSRLTDFIRQLLQKELCALAFGSNVIRAINDLMESSEEEAIHLLQYFCEKMQLSTQKLDFLDVTGVEALASLSNRLQGAISNWIDKINDISCTGVSENNKIDEKGMARIWGIVSCYSHMSIVETNPSLLLNLMDAIDQLLTVKADYIHSTRKAWESIIGSSLSSYSRLYSYSRIVTDETGRFLTLAKQYKSSSQVLLGVADYLDYKYGPLEDNGSIMCHSELEKGITRAVTEFADNLHDPCKEIRISTLRILCRYKVGCETSSGDQPPEKKRKTEVSPISKALVLLLSIEKTPISISTSRSIQQLISKIQMDLSAGRIPQLYVLLVLNGLLGILNNRFSNLWDPILECIAVLISKHFSLVWDNFIGYLEKCQLKLRTTFNLHDGVNGALLDQPTCLLDCFDLFVNLAYDSTPTVAILSLLLKALQKIPSVVEPRSRQFIPLFLKFLGYETHDLESVGQFESCACKGKEWKTILKEWLNLFKLMKNPKSFYSGQFLKEVLQNRLLEESDPEIQMRVLDCLLIWKDDYLLPYDGHLRNLINSKNLREELTAWSLSRESGFIEECHRAYLVPLVIRLLMPKVRKLKGLASRKKASICHRKAILSFLAGLDVNELPLFFALLVKPLQIVKKNDGIVNLFWTLSGGSISEFQALSLLQYFTLENMVTLPWKKKYGFLHVIEDIVGVFDEMHISPFLDLVVGCVVRVLESCTSSLDKAKEPNRLPLDQRKSGINVDSLHKDTGLPTDQSNSGTIADPLLEDGGLSLDSVDFGTNIKSIQEDSDPENQIVSGNTLKQLKDMRSLCLKIVSVVLNKYEDHEFSSDLWDRFFSAVKSLIAKFKQETATSEKPSSLLSCFVAMSGNNKLVALLRTRESLVPDIFSIISLKSASEAVLYSVMNFVDNLLSLDNQLDDEDNPARRVLLSHIKALIDSMWCLFGSDRSVKRKLIRSPGETVMRIFKFLPKYIKESELAKKFVEILLLFIGKKTASSDLCLEVLQIIQNIAPILGDESTAKILSALSPLYILAELDMRLRICDVLDALAASDASVLSVAKILRQLNTTSTLGWLDHDAILDAYRIIDNDFFASVQVEHALLVLSHCVHDMSSEETTFMYSAYSSLLSFVEFFGLILSKEGNSEQLSMMKNIDGCWTKSCVQRVTQKFLLKHMTEAMDGSLSVRKGWLKLLHQMVLKLPEVSNLKSLTVLCHESDEVNFFEDITDPVIRKRVKALSLFRKVISTNKLSEFIIERVFMRLYFNMMLDEKEGKAEHMKNACIETVASVASQMEWKSYYSLLIKCFQGTSSSPDKQKFYIRLICCILDKFHFSELSYTKEPKESLGGVSELAVADTVSPDNSNCGTSGVNPDIQTSLHKVVFPKIQKLLDSDSERVNVNISLAALKLVRLLPGDVMDTYLPTILHRVCNFLKNHLESIRNEARSALTACLKELGLEYLQFIIKVLQGTLKRGYELHVLGYTLNYILSKCLSGPVNGKIDYCLKDLLSVIENDILGDVAEQKEVEKIAAKMKETRRKKSFESLKLVAQNVTFKTCALKLLAPVTTHLQKHVTPNVKTKLENMLLHIAAGIESNPSVDQTELFVFLYGIIDDGFKDESGWHENKLMKLEDKDKPKNAKRISTGRVVAGGLLGSHLITVFGLRILHKRLKGMRQDMKSENTLSLLDPFVKLLTDSLSSKYEDILSSSLGCLTILVKLPLPSLQKQAERVKAALFDIAQNSVSSSSPLMQSSLTLLTALLRNTKISLTTDQIHLLVKLPIFVDLERNPSLVALSLLKGIVSRKLVVPEIYDLVTRVAELMVTSQMESIRKKCSKILLQFLLDYRLSEKRLQQHLDFLLSNLRYEHSTGRESVLEMIHAIIVKFPTSVLDEQSQTLFVHLVACLANDNDNIVRSMSGAAIKKLIGSVSPNLLNSMLEYALAWYLGGKQQLWGAAAQVLGLLIEAVNKGFRKHINCILPVTRRILQSTILAVTEGQVGFSDESTVPFWKQAYYSLVMLEKMIHQFHDICFSKDLEDTWEAIYELLLHPHSWIRSRSARLIALYFARVNASKENNQSSLRHYYLTSPSRLFLVATSLCCQLKMPLLNDADSNLMTQNIVFAICGVHSLMDAHIDPPAFWSTLEQHEKDRFLKAFDLLNSRKGRFFMYSTSTSLVRTDNNLPKVDSTQNVLVSLLLRKMGKIALQMDAIQMRIVFDSYGNIMSRITQDDCMRYGHEVLLPLYKVCEGYAGKEVDDDLKKLAEETCRKVENILGTQSFVQIYNLIRKNLQLKRNKRKQEEKLMAVVNPMRNAKRKMRIAAKQRANKKRKIMTFKMGRWMH, from the exons ATGGCAACGGCATCGCACGCTCAAGCTGTCAAGTCTCTTAACAAATCCCCCGGCCGCCGCCGCTTCGTC TTTAAATCCTTTTCTGAGAGAGTAGATGAGATTGATATCAACGTCTATCGGAGTCTTGAGAAGGTTAAAGCTGAGCCGTCTGAGGGTTCCTCATTTTTCAGAGACTGTCTTATAGAATGGAGG GAGTTAAACACTGCCGAGGATTTCATCACATTGTATGAAGAGATTCTACCTTGTACACAATCATTGGCCTtggttctcttgcacaaggaatCCTTAATCTCAAAACTTCTTTCTAGGTTGCACTTGAAAGCAAGGCTATCTGTTGAGCCTATTCTCAG GTTAATTGCAGCTTTATCCAGAGATATTCTGGAAGAATTTGTTCC GATGTTGCCAAGAATTGTTGATTCTTTGGTATCTCTTCTCAAAAGTGGGGGAGATAGGGAGCCAGATCTCATTGAGCAG ATCTTCACATCATGGTCATATATTATGATGTATCTTCAGAAATATTTAATTCACAACACCACTGAGGTGCTCAA GGTCACAAAAGATTTGAGGTGTTATCCAAAGGAATATGTCCAACAATTTATGGCTGAAGCAATGTCGTTTGTCCTGAGAAATGCCCCGGAGGAGCAGCTTAAACGAG GAATTGGAAGAATCATTGCTGAAGCAGTGAAGGATCCATCTGCCTGCAGTGAATCAGCTGTTGGAGAATTGCTTTATAATATAATGAAAGGTTACTCTTCAAGGTTCCATTCGAAAGCAGAGCGAGTTATACAGTTATTGACTAGCAAAGCAATTTTTTCTATTGGTGATAAAGCCATCAGAAAAAGGGCAAATTTTGTTACTGATGATAAAGCTAACCAAG AGTCCAGGTGTACCGTTTTGGAAATTGTAAAATCCGCTTTTAATAAATTATGTGACAGGATGGAGGCCAAAGagctgagtttggtatgggattTCTTATATAAGGAAATAAGTGAATGTGTTAGTAGTGGAGATGTCAAGCATTTAAGACGCATTTTATCAGTTCTAGTTTCCGCTGTGAAGATGCAAAATGGGCAAAAGGTGTCTG ATTATAAGCCTATGCTTGAACTTGTTCGGCTGCTTGTGAGAACCTTTATCGCACCAGATGGATTTGTTGAGTCACAAGAAGACCTACATTTGGTGGTTAATGAGATTTTGGAATTAATGTTGGTCATTCTCAGTGGGCTCTGTAGTTACAACCCATCAATGATATCAGAGTGCGCGTTACAGTGGGATCCAATTTTTAAATCAAGAAGCTCACG TTTGACGGACTTTATCAGACAACTGCTACAAAAGGAACTTTGTGCACTTGCTTTTGGAAGTAATGTTATAAG AGCAATAAATGATCTAATGGAGAGTTCAGAAGAAGAGGCGATACACCTGTTACAGTACTTCTGCGAGAAAATGCAATTAAGTACACAGAAGTTGGACTTTCTGGATGTAACAGGCGTAGAAGCATTAGCTAGTTTATCCAACCGTTTGCAAGGGGCTATCAGTAACTGGATTgataaaataaatgatatttcATGTACCGGTGTatcagaaaataataaaattgatgaaAAAGGAATGGCACGGATATGGGGGATTGTGAGCTGCTATTCTCATATGTCTATTGTTGAGACCAATCCATCCTTGTTGCTGAATCTCATGGATGCTATAGATCAGCTTCTGACGGTTAAAGCTG ACTATATTCATTCAACTAGAAAAGCCTGGGAAAGCATTATAGGTTCTTCCCTGAGTTCTTATAGCAGGCTGTATAGCTACAGCAGAATTGTAACTGATGAAACTGGAAGGTTTTTAACTCTTGCAAAACAATACAAGTCATCTTCACAAGTCTTGTTGGGTGTTGCTGATTATTTGGACTACAAGTATGG CCCTCTGGAAGACAATGGGTCTATTATGTGTCATTCAGAACTTGAAAAAGGGATTACAAGGGCAGTGACAGAGTTCGCTGATAATTTACACGATCCATGCAAGGAGATTCGCATTTCAACTCTTAGAATACTTTGTCGTTACAAAGTTGGTTGTGAGACTTCATCAGGAGATCAGCCTCCtgagaagaaaaggaaaactgAAGTTTCTCCGATTTCAAAA GCTCTTGTGTTGCTCCTGTCGATTGAAAAAACTCCTATTTCAATATCTACAAGCAGAAGCATTCAGCAATTGATCTCCAAGATACAGATGGACCTATCTGCTGGAAGGATTCCACAATTATATGTTCTTCTTGTTTTGAATGGATTGTTAGGCATCTTGAATAATCGATTTAGCAACCTTTGGGATCCTATATTAGAATGTATTGCTGTATTGATTAGCAAACATTTTTCACTGGTATGGGATAACTTCATTGGTTATCTGGAAAAGTGCCAATTAAAACTACGTACCACTTTCAACTTGCATGATGGTGTCAATGGTGCATTACTTGATCAACCAACGT gtctacttgattgttttgatttatttgtCAATCTTGCGTATGATAGTACGCCGACTGTAGCAATATTATCACTCTTGCTAAAAGCTTTACAGAAAATTCCAAGTGTTGTTGAACCTCGCTCCCGGCAATTCATTCCTTTATTTTTGAAGTTTTTGGGATACGAGACTCATGATCTTGAAAG TGTAGGGCAGTTTGAGTCATGTGCTTGCAAAGGCAAAGAGTGGAAGACCATTTTGAAAGAATGGTTAAACTTGTTCAAGCTGATGAAAAATCCCAAGTCATTCTACTCAGGTCAATTTCTTAAGGAGGTCCTGCAGAACAG GCTTCTTGAAGAAAGTGATCCTGAGATACAAATGAGAGTTCTGGATTGCCTGTTGATCTGGAAAGATGATTACCTTTTGCCATATGATGGACATCTGAGGAACTTgatcaattccaaaaatttaagGGAGGAACTAACAGCATGGAGTCTATCGAGAGAATCAGGCTTCATTGAGGAATGTCACCGTGCTTATCTTGTGCCATTAGTTATTCGTCTTCTAATGCCAAAAGTACGAAAGCTTAAAGGACTTGCATCTCGAAAG AAAGCAAGCATTTGTCATCGGAAAGCTATTCTAAGCTTCTTGGCTGGACTAGATGTCAATGAGCTGCCACTTTTCTTTGCATTACTGGTAAAGCCATTGCAAATAGTGAAGAAAAATGATGGGATTGTGAACTTGTTTTGGACCTTATCTGGAGGCTCCATTAGTGAATTTCAAGCGTTATCTTTGTTACAATATTTCACTTTGGAAAATATGGTAACTCTACCCTGGAAAAAGAAATATGGTTTTTTGCATGTCATTGAAGACATTGTTGGGGTTTTTGATGAAATGCATATTAGCCCTTTTCTTGATCTAGTAGTGGGGTGTGTTGTTCGAGTATTGGAGAGCTGTACTTCAAGTCTTGACAAAGCAAAAGAACCAAACAGGCTTCCTTTAGATCAAAGAAAGTCTGGCATCAATGTCGATTCCCTTCATAAGGACACTGGGCTTCCTACAGATCAAAGCAATTCTGGGACCATTGCTGATCCCCTTCTAGAGGATGGTGGGCTTTCACTAGATAGTGTTGATTTTGGGACCAATATCAAATCCATTCAAGAGGACAGTGATCCAGAAAATCAAATTGTG AGTGGAAATACTTTGAAGCAACTCAAGGATATGAGATCTCTGTGCCTGAAAATTGTTTCTGTTGTCCTCAATAAATATGAAGATCATGAATTTAGTTCTGATTTGTGGGACCGATTCTTCTCTGCAGTAAAATCACTGATTGCTAAATTCAAACAGGAGACTGCTACTAGTGAGAAACCAAGTTCACTGTTGTCTTGCTTTGTGGCCATGAGTGGAAACAATAAACTGGTAGCACTATTACGCACAAGGGAGAGTCTTGTACCTGATATATTTTCAATTATCTCTCTCAAATCAGCTTCTGAAGCTGTACTATATAGTGTTATGAACTTTGTTGACAACTTGTTAAGCCTTGACAATCAATTGGATGATGAAGACAATCCTGCTCGGAGAGTTTTGCTTTCACATATTAAAGCACTTATAGACAGCATGTGGTGTTTATTTGGAAGTGATCGTTCAGTCAAGAG AAAGCTGATCAGATCTCCTGGGGAGACAGTGATGAGAATTTTCAAATTCTTACCCAAGTATATCAAGGAGTCAGAGTTGGcaaagaaatttgtggaaatatTGCTTTTGTTTATAGGAAAGAAAACTGCAAGTTCTG ATTTATGTCTTGAAGTTTTGCAAATCATTCAAAATATTGCCCCGATATTGGGAGATGAAAGTACCGCTAAAATTCTAAGTGCGCTTTCTCCTTTATATATTTTGGCTGAGCTGGATATGCGTTTGAGAATCTGTGATGTTCTTGACGCCCTTGCAGCATCAGATGCATCTGTACTCTCAGTG GCAAAGATACTTCGCCAGCTGAATACAACATCAACTCTGGGTTGGCTTGATCATGATGCCATTTTGGATGCTTACAGGATAATCGATAATGATTTCTTTGCAAGTGTTCAAGTTGAACATGCATTACTTGTTCTATCCCACTGTGTGCATGACATGTCGTCAGAGGAAACAACTTTTATGTATAGTGCCTATAGTTCATTGCTATCATTTGTTGAATTTTTTGGTCTAATCCTTAGCAAAGAAGGAAACAGTGAACAATTGTCAATGATGAAGAACATTGATGGTTGTTGGACAAAATCATGTGTCCAGCGTGTAACACAGAAATTTCTGTTAAAGCACATGACAGAAGCAATGGATGGATCACTTTCTGTTAGAAAG GGATGGCTGAAATTGTTGCATCAAATGGTATTAAAGCTTCCAGAAGTGtcaaacctgaaatcacttactGTCCTGTGCCACGAGAGTGATGAAGTCAATTTTTTTGAGGATATAACTGACCCGGTG ATCCGTAAGAGAGTGAAGGCATTGTCATTGTTTAGGAAGGTCATCAGCACAAACAAATTATCAGAG TTCATTATTGAGAGGGTTTTTATGCGACTCTACTTCAACATGATGTTAGATGAGAAAGAAGGAAAGGCAGAGCATATGAAAAATGCATGCATAGAGACTGTTGCTTCTGTAGCAAGTCAGATGGAATGGAAGTCATACTATTCATTGTTGATCAAATGTTTTCAGGGAACATCTAGTAGTCCAGACAAGCAAAAATTCTACATACGCCTGATTTGCTGTATTTTGGACAAATTTCACTTTTCCGAACTTTCCTACACTAAAGAACCTAAGGAATCTTTGGGTGGTGTTTCTGAGCTTGCAGTAGCTGACACTGTTTCTCCTGATAACAGCAACTGTGGCACTTCTGGTGTGAACCCAGATATCCAAACTAGTCTTCATAAAGTTGTCTTCCCCAAGATACAAAAACTGCTAGATTCTGACTCTGAAAGGGTTAATGTAAATATCAGTCTTGCAGCTCTAAAACTGGTTAGGTTACTTCCAGGCGATGTCATGGACACGTATCTTCCCACCATTTTGCACCGAGTCTGTAACTTCTTAAAGAATCATTTAGAAAGTATCAGGAACGAAGCTAGGTCTGCACTGACTGCATGTTTGAAAGAACTTGGATTGGAATACTTGCAATTTATTATCAAGGTTTTGCAAGGTACCTTAAAACGGGGATATGAACTTCATGTCTTGGGATACAcacttaattatattttgtccaAGTGTCTTTCTGGTCCAGTCAATGGAAAGATTGATTACTGCTTGAAGGATCTTCTTTCTGTTATAGAGAATGACATTCTCGGAGATGTTGCTGAGCAAAAGGAGGTGGAAAAGATAGCTgctaaaatgaaagaaacaaggAGGAAGAAGTCATTTGAAAGCTTGAAACTGGTTGCACAAAACGTTACATTCAAAACCTGTGCATTGAAGCTCCTTGCACCTGTGACAACTCATTTGCAGAAGCATGTTACTCCCAATGTAAAAACAAAATTGGAAAATATGTTGCTTCATATAGCTGCTGGTATTGAAAGCAACCCATCAGTAGATCAGACTGAGCTATTTGTCTTTCTTTATGGCATTATTGATGATGGGTTTAAAGATGAGAGTGGTTGGCATGAGAACAAATTGATGAAATTGGAAGATAAGGATAAGCCTAAAAATGCTAAAAGAATCTCTACAGGCCGGGTAGTTGCTGGTGGCTTATTGGGTTCACACCTCATTACAGTATTTGGTCTCAGAATATTGCATAAACGTCTAAAGGGTATGAGACAGGATATGAAAAGTGAAAATACGTTATCCTTATTAGATCCTTTTGTTAAACTATTAACTGATAGCTTAAGCTCAAAGTACGAGGATATCTTGTCTTCTTCCCTTGGATGCCTTACTATACTAGTGAAGCTGCCTTTACCATCTCTTCAAAAACAAGCCGAGAGAGTAAAGGCTGCTCTTTTTGATATTGCGCAGAATTCAGTGAGCTCTAGTAGTCCTTTAATGCAATCATCCTTAACTTTGCTGACTGCGCTTTTGCGGAACACGAAAATTTCTCTTACAACAGATCAAATACATCTATTAGTTAAGCTGCCTATATTTGTTGATCTTGAAAGAAATCCATCTTTGGTGGCCCTTTCACTTCTAAAGGGTATTGTCAGCCGCAAGCTGGTTGTACCTGAGATATATGACCTTGTTACTAGGGTTGCTGAATTGATGGTGACAAGTCAAATGGAATCAATTCGCAAAAAATGCAGTAAAATcttgttgcaatttttgcttgATTATCGGCTCTCAGAAAAGCGTTTGCAGCAACATCTAGACTTCTTGCTCTCAAATTTGAG GTACGAGCATTCAACTGGACGGGAATCTGTTCTTGAGATGATTCACGCTATTATTGTCAAATTTCCAACAAGTGTTTTGGATGAGCAGTCACAGACATTGTTTGTCCATTTGGTAGCTTGCTTGgccaatgataatgataatattgTTCGCTCAATGAGTGGAGCTGCCATAAAGAAGCTTATTGGTTCTGTTAGTCCAAATTTGCTGAATTCTATGCTTGAGTATGCTCTTGCTTGGTACTTGGGTGGCAAGCAACAACTATGGGGCGCTGCCGCACAG GTTTTGGGGCTGCTGATTGAGGCAGTAAACAAAGGATTCCGTAAACATATAAATTGTATTTTGCCAGTGACTCGTCGAATCTTGCAGTCCACCATACTTGCAGTCACGGAAGGGCAAGTGGGCTTTTCAGATGAATCTACTGTTCCCTTTTGGAAGCAGGCATACTATTCTCTTGTTATGTTAGAGAAGATGATTCATCAGTTCCATGATATATGCTTCTCAAAGGATCTTGAG GATACATGGGAAGCAATTTATGAGTTGCTTTTGCACCCACATTCATGGATACGTAGTAGATCAGCTCGCCTCATAGCGTTATACTTTGCTCGTGTAAATGCTAGCAAAGAGAACAATCAAAGCTCCTTAAGACACTATTATCTTACAAGTCCAAGTAGACTATTTTTAGTAGCTACTTCCCTTTGTTGCCAACTCAAAATGCCACTCTTAAATGATGCTGACAGTAACCTGATGACCCAGAATATTGTGTTTGCTATTTGCGGTGTCCATTCTTTAATGGATGCGCATATAGATCCCCCTGCATTCTGGTCTACTCTTGAGCAACATGAGAAGGACCGGTTCCTTAAAGCTTTTGACTTGCTTAATTCAAGAAAAGGAAGGTTCTTCATGTACTCGACTTCAACCTCTCTTGTCCGTACAGATAACAATCTTCCAAAAGTTGATAGCACCCAAAATGTACTTGTCTCACTATTGCTTCGGAAAATGGGGAAAATCGCCCTTCAAATGGATGCTATTCAG ATGCGAATAGTCTTCGATAGTTATGGAAATATCATGTCACGGATTACGCAGGATGACTGCATGCGCTATGGGCATGAGGTCCTGTTACCTCTTTATAAAGTTTGTGAAGGCTATGCTGGAAAAGAAGTTGATG ATGATCTGAAGAAGTTGGCAGAAGAGACCTGTAGGAAAGTGGAGAATATTTTGGGTACTCAAAGCTTCGTTCAAATTTACAACCTTATCAGGAAGAACCTTCAGttgaaaaggaataaaaggaaaCAGGAGGAAAAGCTCATGGCTGTTGTTAATCCGATGCGAAATGCCAAACGGAAGATGAGAATAGCTGCGAAGCAACGTGCCAACAAGAAGAGAAAGATCATGACATTTAAAATGGGGAGATGGATGCACTAA